Below is a genomic region from Primulina eburnea isolate SZY01 chromosome 9, ASM2296580v1, whole genome shotgun sequence.
ttttttttaacagaAACATTGTATCAGTTTTTTTGTTATCGTTAGAGTAAAAGTATATATACATTGTTACCGTTGAATCCTTGTTAATTACTCTTGCTAATCTTCACTAATTACTTTCAATCGTTCGTTGCCCTCATTTTTTTTCCTTGCGTAAATCTTGAATTCTCTCGTAACATCCTCTCACTCTTTACAGATGGCCGACAATCAATTCGACCCGTTGGATATTCGAAGCGAAATGGCGGCCAATCGCCTCTGAGGCAACACCACCTGCAGAGTCTCCTACCAATAATCCATTTAAGATGGTGGTTGCTGCTCCAGAGACCATCCCACTGGAAGAGATTGCTCCCGGAGAACTAGGAAATCCCGTCGATATCGATAATCCTCCAAATTACGAGGCTTATCAGAGGGCATTTCACCCTCAACCTATGCGACGACGTTCAAAACGTCAAGCCGGGTATGACCCAGACTTTGTCCCTACCAAAAAGCCACGTACTGCCGCCTTTATTCTCGACCCCAACTTCTCATCTGGGGATGATTATGATGATGGAGACTTCCAGTTTGTCGCAAGACCACGTGCCTCGGGTGCTACAAAGAAAATTGCCACTACTACCTCTGCATCATCTCCTCCTAACTTGTTTGAGTCACATGAAGCCTTGGGTGAGCCCATTTTCTCTTCTGACGATGAACAATCATTGGCCGAGTTTCTCAGTCGGCTAAAAGAGGCAAAGACAACGAACCAAAACCCCGCTGATGATAAAGAATCTGATTATGAGCCTGATGAAGAAATGACTCAAGAATTTGAGGAGAATCGGTATGTTCCTGTCTCAAGTCCCTCATCCACCTCAGACTTTGAGAATGAAGAAAAAATTAATGACGCATCCATTGGTGCTGACACTGGATCAGCCGACGAAGATGATGCAGTTACAGTTGATGTTGGCATCAGTGTTGCCAACACCACAGACGACACCCTTGATGATATGACCTTGGTTCTGCCTTCTCAAATGCATTCTACTCTGAGGATGTTGTGGGCCGATGGCATCTTTATGGCCATCAAGAATTTGTGGAGGAGAGGAACATGAATGTCGAGGCATATGAAAGATACAACTTAATCTCGTTCCTCCAAAATCGAAGATTGCTCGCTAATGTGACCTTGGTTCTGCCCTATCCAAAGAGACCAGTGATGGAATTCTATAGCAATCTCACTGCTGCAGTCGGTGATGCAAATTCAGTGCGCTTTGGCCGAGTATTTTTGCATGATGCCATTTACAAGTTCTCCCCTGCTGTTATCAACGAACACTACGGGACACCGAGTGTTATTGAGGACACCCCCCGGTTGACATTGATGAAATTACCACCGTACTGACTGGGGTGTCATCACAAATTTCCATGTTCGCCCACATCGCTTGCCTTCAGCAAATTTGTCATCTTTCTATTCGGTTCTCCACAAGACGGCAATCCAAAATTGGATCCCCTCCTCCAACACCACGGTGGTCACTAGACTGCAGGCTTTTGTTTTGTTTGATATTGGTACAGGACTTCCCTTTGACTTTGGCAAACTTGTGTATCAGACAGTCCTTCAATTTGCTGAAGGAGGGCTCAAGTATACCCGACTCCCATTCCCTTCTCTGATATGCCAAGGAGGACGAGGAACAACTTATAAGCATCAAGGAGTCGCTGAAAATTGCCCGGCCTATTTTAAGGGAAACCGGAAACTGGACCTACCTTGTCGAGTTCTGGTGTTGCCACAAGTGCTGAAAACATGCCATCCTCCTCTATTCCTGAAGGGTTTATCTTACTAACCACTAACGAGATACACGCACAAATTGAATTTGGGCTACAACAAATTAAACAGGCAAAGGACGTCATTGCCTACTACGAAAATAAAATAGATGACTATCGACTACTTCTAGAAGTCTGCGTGCATTCTGGCCCAAACAGGGGAGATGATGAGCCATAAATGGGAGATGCTACTGGTTCCTCAGCTGGACCTAAAAGAAAAGATATCAATGACCCAGCTGCGGACTGAGTCCCTGTATTTTCTTGTGCTTCTCttcttttattgttttttttttatttctagtGCTTTGTCTTTTCTTGTTTTTTATTTATGCGCTTTTATGTTGTTCAAATGATGAGTAATGAACTCCTATTTCCTTTGTCTTCATTTGACTTATCTTGGTGTTTGGTGTAGTGAGTTAGTGTTGACAACACTATCCACAACACCAATTAACTAACATGTCCAATTCAGGGGGAGATGCATTTTAAAACTTAGGGGGAGCTAAACTGATTACAAGCTTGGCTGTCATCATTTTTGAAGTTTTGTCCAGAAATGCATAAAAGGGGTGATTGAAAAGAATATTTTATTCCTATTTAATCTATATTCTATGTAAAGAGAAATATTAGAATTTTTCATTTCTAAACTAACTTAAATTGGTCAAGATAATAAGATTTATCCCTAGATaattttattcttgggatttatCTCACATGTTTTAATTTATGAACTCATCTATAAGATATAATATCTCTCAAATATAATATCCTAGATTTGAATAGAGTTTCATTCCTAATAAACTTGTTGTTTTCCTTGTGTGTAGAATTTGAGTATCTATTGAAAGATATATTTAGGGCAAAGAGGGAGCTCTATATAGTAGTATATCAAGAGAAGAATTACGGGGCTTTTGGAGGGATTTGCTACAGCCGCTAAAGCTTTGTTGAACCTGCACAAATCCAATAttgaagattcatgagaagagtttgtgtgattgattcacaTTATCGCCGTGTTGCTGTTTGGTATTGACGACACTCTGGAACAACACTGAGTGAAGTGTCGAGTGAAGAGTGGTGTCGTTTGCTTTCGAGCAACACGCCTATTTTGTTTTATGCATCTAGTTGTTAGTTtgatttattttgatgttaTTTAACTCCATGGAGTGTCAAGGAATTCAGTTTTATTATTCTCACAAGTATTGttttggtgtaaacgatttacataattttttaGTGAATTTTTTAACCATAAGGCATTGCACAAGTAAttgtacttgtgcataatttaatcTGGTGCTTATTAATTAAAGTTTAAGTTTgtgttaaaaataaatttccgctgcatgttgtgcgCTCGTGTTGACAACACCAGAGCACAACACTAACTTCTAATACAcacaatttattaattttctgTACGTTTATGAGCAGCATTCCTATAACTTACGTTTGCCCTTGGATCCCTCACATCCATATAATTTGAATTCTTTTGACTTTGATTCGTGTGTGTGTGAGCGcgtgtattaaatttgaaaaGATGACGTCAAGAAGCTAACTTTATGCATGGAGCGTGAGCAGGCCCTTACATCCGAAAGCCCAGGCGACTGGTATAACGCAGATTCATGCACGGCTGGTGATTGATTCTTTAGATATTGCTGGAAAGAAAAATCCTGTGATGTTTAGCAAATCAGGAAAGAtttttttgagatatttttacTTCTCGGACAGATCCTTGCAGTTGTGTTTAAACGGAGGGAGCAAGCAATAAAATTTCATCATTTAGTATGGCGAAAAATTCTCCATAGATCACGAGGTTCTCTATCTCTAACAAAACTCCAAATTCACAATAAACTGCCCCTTAAAGCGATCCATAACTCGTGATGATGAGGTATTTTGGGATGATAAAACTCGTTCTGTGAATTTTTATTCAAGAATAGCATCGAATACAACATTGTTCCCTTGAAACAAATGATAACAGACATTTATTTACACTACTCAGAGCTGAAAATAAATACTTGCCTGCTCCCTCAGCACCGAAGGTTATAAATATACAAAGATTACATAAGCGATCATTCACATTATGCTAGTAAATACAGGACAGAAAATCCGACTACTTTTAGCCAAAATTTATTCGAGGCTTGCTTCACTTAACCAGCTTAAGTGTTTTCGGATTGTGGATCAACAAGTGGTTGACGAACAAACTGCCCCTTAACACGTGGCCGTTGCTCAGCCAGCTTCTTTCTGCTCTCGTATCGCACCTGCCATCAAAACCATAAATGACAGGTTTTAAAAAATTCATcagaaattatataattcatatattaatCCATATATATCGTGTAAACACACGATATATAAACTTCTAGAATGTAGCTGAGAGATTATCAATTCATTTTGTTTGATTTGTACGATGAATCAAGAAAGGAAACTAATAATTCAAGATTCTTCATAACGCACATAATTTATTGGAGAAAATGGTGAATATATTACATCCCGAAATCAGTAAAAAATTATCATATTACCTTCTTCTCAAAGCATCTATCTTTCCTCTTCATCCTGAATTTCGTAAGAGCTGCTTCTCTTTCCACGGATCTATAAGAGGCCCCTTCATAAACATGGACAGCCTCTTCAATACCACATTCTGACGTCCCTTTAACAACCGAAGTCAAATTAATGTCGCTATTTTTTCCTGAACATTTGTTATAATGTTGGCTGATATTTCCATTACAGAAACTGTTATTCCCTATCTGATCATTCTCAGGATAACTGTGCCCTCGATGATCCAAATTCTCCAATTTTCGACCCTGTCTGTTATCTATCTGATCGAAAGCATTACTCATTCTTTGATCCATATGATTCTGAAATTGCTTAGAAATTAAGGATTGTCGATCTAACGAATAAAACGAACCCAGATGAGGGATTAATGGTTCCGTATGGTGTGCTGAACCTGGACTAGGCAACGGTGCTGGGCTCGTTTGCGGACAATATAACGAAGGCATCACAGAACCATAAGAATTTATAGCATTATCAAATCTTACACCCTTAACTGGAATAGGGAGAGATGTATGTCTCTGCAGAGAATAAGATGATGTTATTTCGGGTTGTCCTGATTGAATATTAGCCACAGAAACATGTTTTTGATAGGTCATTGTAGGGCCATGTGTATCGGAATTATACTCTGGGATATGATTGGATTGTTGTTTTTCGGAATTGGCTTCTTGGCCTTTTTGTTGTTGATTATTGTTACAAGTGCTTGGTGATTTCGAGTAACTCGGTTGCAGTGGCTTGTTTTTGTACCTGCATTTGATCGGACAAGGATCTGTTTACTATTTGATGAGGTCGCATTGCATCAACATCGgacaataaattaatatatattccGAAATATTACGTATTGAACAGCTTTTGGCATTATAATTAACTAGCTTTTTCTACCAAAGGGAACTTATACATCGCATGGCATTTTTACCTCATTATTTTCTTTAGTTCACCCATTAGTTTCTCTCCTATTTTAGGAAACAGAAGATCATGATTCTAttctttaatttaaaattttgtaaaCAATCAGAAATGGAAATTAGTAAAAAGTACACACCCACCTGGAGAAGGCGGAAGCATCAGAGTGGTTTAACCTTTGGTTCTCATCATTTACTTGATTCACAGATCCACTGGGGTTAGATCTTCTCAAAGAAAGATCCAACACTGGCAAAATGTCAAACTTGTTTGTGCTAGAATTTGACGCATAGCATCCAAAATCACCTTTACTATAATTACGAAAAGCTCCAATTAAATCGATAGCCTCTGTGGAAGAATTCCCACGTATCTGATTATTTTCAGAACTATGGTCATCAGACATCTTGTCTTGTCCTCGTGTTTTGGCATGATCCCTGTCTATGTTGGCCTCAGCCTCTAATTGTATAGTCAGAATgcctatatttttattatttatcagTCATAGAGCTCAAAGGATAAAAGGgatccaagaaaaagaattggaATATTACCTCCAGTTCTATCATCATTTGGTCCCATACGAACATTCATGTCATTGGAAAGACATTTACCATTTTTTTGCTGTGATGGGAAACGGGCATGTTCCATATCTGCTCCCTCGGCCTCTAACTCTGGTTTTGTGCAGGAACTCTGCAGATAAAATAGGCAAAGATTAGAAGTCAATGTATTTTTCAAATTTGTTTTCAAGAAGCGGAGAAAACACACCATCCAAGAAAATATGCATACCGTCACAAAAAATGTAATGAAGAAGATTAAAATGTACCTGAGCATCGATTTCTTTTTCAATGCTTTCCCTATTTCTCTGAACGCAAGCCCTATAACCACTTGAATGATCATTACTAATAGCATTATTTTCAGCTGTCGCTTCAACCTTCTGTTGAGCTACACTCTCATCTGGAGGTCCCGGGCCAGCAGCACTATTTGCCTGATATAGCGGTGTGATATGGTGAGTAGAGAACATTAACATTGTATCAGATGACACTCAGGGTAAACAGATTGAGCTTACAGCTTGTTTCCTCCAGACGTGCTGCCACAAGTTCCTCAGCTCGTTTTTCCTCACTGGTTTTACAAGAAAGTCAGCTGCTCCTCTCAACATGCATTTATAGACAGTACTAACCGAGTTGTGTGCGGACATCACTGCATCACCAAATAAATGATGCTCTTTTTTAAGATAACTTAACTCggataaatttaataatttgaatGCCAAACAAAGAAGTATACTTATTACTGGAATATTTTTGCATCGATGGTGCTCCATAATTAAGGTGAGAAGAGCGTATCCAGAGATCGAGGGCAATTTAACTTCTGTCAAAATAAGGTCTATGTTGCGGGATCTTTCTTTCAAAACTTCCCATGCTTTTAAGCCATCGGACACTGAAGTAACTGTTATGAAAAAATAGAGTTGATTCTCAAACATCAGCGGTTGAAAAAAAAAGCCATCCCCGAGCAGGAAAAAAATAGTAAACCAAATTCAAACTTGTAACTTTTACTCAGCCATTGGGTGAAACTATGTCAGATATTAAGAGGTGTGTATCTAACTACACCGTCAACGAATAAGAATCAACACTCAATGTATCATACTTCTGATTAAGTTCACACAAGAAGACAAGAGCTGGTTGCACCCTGACCATAACATCCACAGTGCAGTTGAATTAAACAAataacttgaatcaaaagagaACCAAAAATGCCAATTTGGGCGAAAATCAAGATTTCCGATAATGAAATCGTATCTTAtacattaaatttatttttttaaaaaatgaaaattaatgtaGGGTGCATCATTTCATGGATTAAGTTCCAGCAAAACTTAATTGATGAGTACTAATCCAAAACAAGTCAAAACCcacaaaatgttgaaggaaaaaGATTTCCCCTAGTATCATCTAACAAAGTCAAAAAAGAATCTCGATCACCAACCtccattaaatcccaatgataaAATCTtcagagcaaaaaaaaaaacatataccCCCACTAATAATTTTGAACAGGAAAAACCAACCTCTGTAACTGCATTTTCTGAGAAGGGCGGCAATAATGTGCCTGGTGGAATCATCAGCTTCCACCAACAGCACCCTAACCGCCATTTTTGGAAGAAACCTCTCCCACCCAACgacagaagaagaagaagcacCCGCGGCGGCTGCGTTTCCACCACCTTCTGTGCTACTCTTCTTTTGAGATATTTGCTCATCCCCTGTTCCAACCTCTGTTTCTTGGAGTTCTAATTCCATTCCGTCTTCGCTGCTCACCACAACTTCCCCCATTTTTCAAAATTCTTGAGAGCATGTGATTAGGTAAAATCACAGCTGCAGGAGGAGTTGGAAAATATACAACACCGTGTACTAGATTATTTATCACCTTTTTCCAGTACATTTTCAAAGAAAAAATCTTTAAATGAGCTTCCATTGATCTTGAATTTCCTATGGTGACCTTTTACTGCTACATCTTTACCCACCTGACATCTAGTGGCTCAAATTTGTTCAAAAAAAGTTGGAAATTACAGATGATTCACTCAAGAACAAGCACTAATAACatagataaacatgcaattttatGAATTATCTTTTTCTACTAAGTAGATTCAATCAAAATTTGAACTTGAATTTCATTGTTTGCCATGTACTATGCCACATAATTTTTACATGTAAAAATGACAATCACACATGTATACTAGGAAAACATCATGTGCTAAAGTGTAAATAATCCCATAAATATCTAAATGACTGTTATGTACGGCCCAAGTCTTcgttattttattgtttttaaaagaattaCTGTATTAGGCTTTTTAAAATTGGTTGGCCTGGAAGCAATGGACCACATTAGAATAAAGAATATGGCACTCACCCgagatattttttaaaacgagatattttttaatatgacCTTGACAAGTGGACACGATATATTTGTGGCCTCGGAGTTGTCAGGTGGCCAATGAGAGGAGGAGATTGACAAAGTCATCGGTTCGAATCTGgaaaaactttttttaaaattgtgtgTGTGCCACGGGGATTAGAGGTCATGGTGACCGAATATTATAAAACACTGTTTGACATCTTTTCTTTTTCAAGATTCCCAAGGAAGCGGGGATCCTTTCAGAAATTCAAACAAATCTAAATGCTAATCACTAGGGCCACGTTTGGTAGCTTTGATTATCGGAGGACTAAGGAAGAAACAATTGTTTATCCGGTGTTTGCCTTGTTTTTTAGTTGAGAGCTGATATCCTCCAGCCCGTGAAAAGGACACTATATGGCCGTGTAAAGGAGAGAAAGTAATCCCAAGTATTTGGTGGGATACCCAATCCTTACATGAACAGTGTTTCAGATTTAAGCTTCACCTCCTCAATTTACCATTTATCCCACCAACATAAAAATTCAACCTCTTCTCATCTCTTTTCACTGGCTGTGTGTCGTGGTGCTGAAGACGTCGATTCTGTTGGAGGTAAAGTAATTTTCTGTCGTCTGCATCCTTTTTGTAGGAAAATTAAAGTTGGTACTCTTTCACATCAAATGGTTGGGGCATCATTTCATCTAGAAGTGTAGGGAAGGAAACATTTTATCAATCTGAAATCAAGGATACTAACAGAAGATGCGtacaaatatcaataatatgataaaaataaaaaaaataaattattttattatttatcttgatataattttttgtcatattaaataaataaattaattaaaattttatataacataatttcaaaattgtttccaaaattaaaattcaagctgttgattttatgttttataataaataataatgaaCATGATATATATAAGGACTAACTCATAGAAACAACATCAAAACTAATTAAATAgtaattatttgataaaaaaatataacttaattttttttttagaattttatatcacatataattaattttatatcagaatcgATCTTttgtatattaatattaataactattaatttcttgttaaataggttttaaataataaataaatcaacgtATGTAATAAATACACattcaaaaaaaaatgatatggtaaatatcaaattaaactcaaacaataattattaaatatagatTTAAAACTACTGATATGATTTCaccattaaaatttgaaatataaccaaagaaataaactttcataaaaaaatgttattttgtatttgttgaattagttagtttgatttcaaaataattaaagaaatatatTAAAAGTCATATGTAAAATCTCAAATATTTTGACAAATGTTAATCAATTACATTACagttatatttattataataattatatcatatattGTTTTTATATTAGAAAATAACTTATGTATCTTTTTATTTCTCATTGCTATCTCTTTTCATGCATTCATATTTATAGTTTTGATTGATCATTGATTTTGATGAGCAGATGTAGGCATGCTTAACGGGTCCACCGGACCGGTTCCGGACCGGTTCCTACCGGTTCTCGGTCCGGTGAGTTCGGAACCGGTCTGAACCGGTATGGAACCGGTTCCGAACCGGTTCCGGTTCCAAGGAGAAACATTTGGAACCAATCCGAACCTACACCGGTTCGGCCTCTAATAAACCGGTTCCGGTTCGGGTCGAACCGGTTCCGaacttaatttattatatttattatataattaaaattaaaaatattaagagacaattttttattcaatattTCGGTGCAAATATATGTGcattacatttaaaaaaaatttaacaaaataacttaaacatttatttttacaatttaaCATCTAAAACTCATCACGATTtactaaaatatattttgaatattcTGGATCTTCGTCGGAGCTTGagctttgaaattcgtcgatcgcGCCAGATGTCCTATTCTTTTTTTCTGCAGCAAACCAATCTTGTAGGCATGTTAGCATGGAAAGTGTTTCTGGCTTTAAATTAGTTCTTTGATCACCAATGATCCTTCCACATACTGAAAATGCTGATTCGGAAGCAACACTTGAACTTTGAATTGGTAGGACATCTCTTGCGATTGCAGCTAACACTGAATAAAGTTTAGAATTTACTTTCCACCAATCAAGAACATCGAAATTCTCCGTCGTCTCAATATATTGGCTTAGATAAATTTGGATCTCATTGTAGTTGGTTGTTGTCACCGATTTTCCTTTGAACTTTTGTCGTTTCAAACTTTGAAAAAAGTTAAGTGCTCCACTTTTGCTTTTATATGTCGGCATCTCCTCCGGCTGCGCGCTCGGTTCATCACATTGTTCACTAGCATACAAATCAAACAATTCTTGGAGAGAATGCGTTATTGACTTCTTTTGATCGTCAACATTCTTCCCAAGAAATTTAGCataatattcaaaaaaaatGTCTAATCCTCCTTGATTTTGAGTAGGATCAAGTAATGTTGCTAAACCATGCACAATTGGTATAGTTTcccaatattttttaaatttatcttccATATTTGAAACAAAATCACGCATAACAGAATCATTAcgatattcaataaatttataaaacatattgAAAAGCAAAGGTAGAAACATCGTTGAAGTAGGGTAGTTAATGCCAGAAAATTTTTCGGTCgcttctttaaaaatttctaacaaagaaacacatttattcaaaataatccAATCATCGTCATTTAGCATCAAACTTTCTATcgcaatattattataatatggaGTAACTAAATCTTGAAAACGTAATAAAGTATGAAGCAAGTGATATAAAGAATTCCATCTAGTATCAATTGGAAgaggaaattttttaaatttaattccgGTTGATTCGACTAGTGTTTTCCAGTCACGTCCATATCTCCTTTCACGTAATAATTTCCCACATAATTTGAACTTTTCTATAACAGTGGCCATTTGCTCATCACATGCACATTTAACACATAAGTTGATAATATGACACGCACATCTAACATGAAGCAAATTACCTTCTAAAATTGGTTTTAATGaatctttaagatatttaattgCAAGAGTATTGGCACTCGCATTATCTAACGTGAtcgacattattttattttgtatgccATAAATCTTcacaacatttaaaacatatctAGCAATAGTGTATGCATTGTGAGACGATTCTAAATGATCTAGCGCTAAAATTCTTTTTTGCATCGTCCAAGTTTCGTCAATCCAATGACATGTAACAacaagatatgattcatattttaaattagtccAAATATCAGTTGTCAAACTAACTCtacaagaaatatttgaaagatgcGATTTTAGTGTTTCTTTATATTCcttataaatatcaaaacaataTTTCTTAAGTGTGTGCCTagaaatattgtgaaaaccaggTTGGATAGTACTAGTAAATTCAACAAAACCTTCTTGTTCAGCTAATATAAAAGGTTGACAACATTTGGTAACAAACTTTACGATAGCTTTCCTAGAAATTTCTTTTGTAATTGTGAAAGCTTTACCACTTGAAGGATTAATTTGTTGTTGTGTTAATTCCCTACCGAATGGTTGTAGCGTATCGGGGTCAAGTTTATGCATTTTAACTAAATGTTTTTTCAAAGTGCCGGTTCCACCGGAACCACCACCTGTTTTGTAAGAATACCCCGTTTTGCAAATTTTACAAACGGCAAAAGAGTTATTCGTACCTTGTTGTTCAATATCAAAGTGATCCCAAACTTTGTTTCGCTTTGCACGGGCCGTCGTCGTGCTCGTAGAAATTGTGTTGCTTGCTCGATTAGACGATGGCGTCCCTACATCTTTGTTGGGGAGTTCCATGGGTTCTTCATCCTCGTGGCCAGGTTCGACTTCATCAAAGTCGGGGATGTAGCCATAATATTCACCAAAGTCGGGAGCGTATTCGCCACCACCACCACGACGGTTTGAAGATGATGCCATTGAAATATATTGCTTGTGGGGAAatgaaagttgagagaaaattgatATGTGAAATGTAAAAAATGACTTGTATTTATAGGTGATTTTTGGggcttaaaaaaaaaattttatttgcaaTTAGGCCCCCAAAATTGGGGGCcaaattgagaaaaaaaaatgCAGATTCAGAACGGCTACTGAATCTGCATGGTGTCGTTGGCTGCAAATGCAGCCGTTGCATTTGCAGGCCCACGGCTGCAAATGCAACGGCTGCATTTGCAGGCCAACTGGGCCAACGGCTGCATTTGCAGCCGTTGGCCCAAAaacccttttttttttattttttttaaaaatttcggATTTCGGGTTTGGGACCGGTTCCGGGTCCGGTTTCGGGTCGGTTCCGGGTCCGGGCTGGAACCGGTTCAAAACCGGACCCGAAACCGGTTGAACCGGTTCAGAATATGCTGAACCGGTTCAACCCACAAACCAATGGTTTGTGCATGGTTTCGGGTCCGGTTCTTCCCTTCCGGACCTGGTTCCGGGCTTAACGGACCGGTTCCGGTTCGGATCCGGTCCGAACCGGTCCGTTAAGCATG
It encodes:
- the LOC140840982 gene encoding two-component response regulator-like APRR5 isoform X3 codes for the protein MQKYSMMSAHNSVSTVYKCMLRGAADFLVKPVRKNELRNLWQHVWRKQAANSAAGPGPPDESVAQQKVEATAENNAISNDHSSGYRACVQRNRESIEKEIDAQSSCTKPELEAEGADMEHARFPSQQKNGKCLSNDMNVRMGPNDDRTGGILTIQLEAEANIDRDHAKTRGQDKMSDDHSSENNQIRGNSSTEAIDLIGAFRNYSKGDFGCYASNSSTNKFDILPVLDLSLRRSNPSGSVNQVNDENQRLNHSDASAFSRYKNKPLQPSYSKSPSTCNNNQQQKGQEANSEKQQSNHIPEYNSDTHGPTMTYQKHVSVANIQSGQPEITSSYSLQRHTSLPIPVKGVRFDNAINSYGSVMPSLYCPQTSPAPLPSPGSAHHTEPLIPHLGSFYSLDRQSLISKQFQNHMDQRMSNAFDQIDNRQGRKLENLDHRGHSYPENDQIGNNSFCNGNISQHYNKCSGKNSDINLTSVVKGTSECGIEEAVHVYEGASYRSVEREAALTKFRMKRKDRCFEKKVRYESRKKLAEQRPRVKGQFVRQPLVDPQSENT
- the LOC140840982 gene encoding two-component response regulator-like APRR5 isoform X1, with the protein product MGEVVVSSEDGMELELQETEVGTGDEQISQKKSSTEGGGNAAAAGASSSSVVGWERFLPKMAVRVLLVEADDSTRHIIAALLRKCSYRVTSVSDGLKAWEVLKERSRNIDLILTEVKLPSISGYALLTLIMEHHRCKNIPVIMMSAHNSVSTVYKCMLRGAADFLVKPVRKNELRNLWQHVWRKQAANSAAGPGPPDESVAQQKVEATAENNAISNDHSSGYRACVQRNRESIEKEIDAQSSCTKPELEAEGADMEHARFPSQQKNGKCLSNDMNVRMGPNDDRTGGILTIQLEAEANIDRDHAKTRGQDKMSDDHSSENNQIRGNSSTEAIDLIGAFRNYSKGDFGCYASNSSTNKFDILPVLDLSLRRSNPSGSVNQVNDENQRLNHSDASAFSRYKNKPLQPSYSKSPSTCNNNQQQKGQEANSEKQQSNHIPEYNSDTHGPTMTYQKHVSVANIQSGQPEITSSYSLQRHTSLPIPVKGVRFDNAINSYGSVMPSLYCPQTSPAPLPSPGSAHHTEPLIPHLGSFYSLDRQSLISKQFQNHMDQRMSNAFDQIDNRQGRKLENLDHRGHSYPENDQIGNNSFCNGNISQHYNKCSGKNSDINLTSVVKGTSECGIEEAVHVYEGASYRSVEREAALTKFRMKRKDRCFEKKVRYESRKKLAEQRPRVKGQFVRQPLVDPQSENT
- the LOC140840982 gene encoding two-component response regulator-like APRR5 isoform X2, coding for MGEVVVSSEDGMELELQETEVGTGDEQISQKKSSTEGGGNAAAAGASSSSVVGWERFLPKMAVRVLLVEADDSTRHIIAALLRKCSYRVTSVSDGLKAWEVLKERSRNIDLILTEVKLPSISGYALLTLIMEHHRCKNIPVIMMSAHNSVSTVYKCMLRGAADFLVKPVRKNELRNLWQHVWRKQAANSAAGPGPPDESVAQQKVEATAENNAISNDHSSGYRACVQRNRESIEKEIDAQSSCTKPELEAEGADMEHARFPSQQKNGKCLSNDMNVRMGPNDDRTGEAEANIDRDHAKTRGQDKMSDDHSSENNQIRGNSSTEAIDLIGAFRNYSKGDFGCYASNSSTNKFDILPVLDLSLRRSNPSGSVNQVNDENQRLNHSDASAFSRYKNKPLQPSYSKSPSTCNNNQQQKGQEANSEKQQSNHIPEYNSDTHGPTMTYQKHVSVANIQSGQPEITSSYSLQRHTSLPIPVKGVRFDNAINSYGSVMPSLYCPQTSPAPLPSPGSAHHTEPLIPHLGSFYSLDRQSLISKQFQNHMDQRMSNAFDQIDNRQGRKLENLDHRGHSYPENDQIGNNSFCNGNISQHYNKCSGKNSDINLTSVVKGTSECGIEEAVHVYEGASYRSVEREAALTKFRMKRKDRCFEKKVRYESRKKLAEQRPRVKGQFVRQPLVDPQSENT